A window from Micromonospora profundi encodes these proteins:
- a CDS encoding FxsB family cyclophane-forming radical SAM/SPASM peptide maturase: protein MVTTAPPSLPPASEWPLGESPLDIAPAGWRPTPFHDFVVKLHSRCDLACDYCYMYELADRSWRGRTVFMPDEVVDLATRRIAEHARDHRLSTIRVILHGGEPLLAPPATLQRVVSTLRAALSPGTAAQFTVQTNGTRLTEQRLRLLRAAGLRVGVSVDGGRVANDRHRRHLGGRSSFPAVDRALRLLREQSDLFAGILSVIDLRNDPVETYETLLAYQPPALDFLLPHGNWSEPPPGRPPDTSTRYGEWLVAVFDRWYDAPRRETRLRLFEEIAVGVLGGHSRSEQIGLSPVGVIVIDVDGSLEQVDTLRSAYEGAPATGLTLADHPLDAALRHPAVIARQIGAKALAPACLDCSVHPVCGGGYYPHRYRKGSGFRNPSVYCADLRYLIDHIAGRVQADVARVMRQRA, encoded by the coding sequence GTGGTCACCACCGCGCCACCGTCACTTCCTCCGGCGTCCGAGTGGCCGCTCGGCGAGTCACCGCTCGACATCGCACCGGCCGGTTGGCGGCCCACCCCGTTCCACGACTTTGTCGTCAAGCTGCACAGTCGGTGCGACCTCGCCTGCGACTACTGCTACATGTACGAGCTGGCCGACCGTTCTTGGCGGGGCCGGACGGTCTTCATGCCCGACGAGGTCGTCGACCTGGCGACCCGGCGCATCGCCGAACACGCCCGCGACCACCGCCTGTCGACGATCCGGGTCATCCTGCACGGCGGCGAGCCGCTTCTCGCTCCACCCGCCACGTTGCAGCGGGTGGTCAGCACGCTGCGTGCGGCGCTGTCGCCCGGGACGGCGGCACAGTTCACCGTGCAGACCAACGGCACCCGCCTGACCGAGCAACGCCTGCGCCTGCTGCGCGCCGCCGGCCTGCGGGTCGGGGTCAGCGTGGACGGTGGCCGGGTGGCCAACGACCGGCACCGCCGGCACCTCGGCGGCCGGAGCAGCTTCCCCGCCGTCGACCGCGCGCTGCGGCTGTTGCGCGAGCAGTCCGACCTGTTCGCCGGCATACTCAGCGTCATCGACCTGCGCAACGATCCGGTCGAGACCTACGAGACGCTGCTGGCGTACCAGCCCCCGGCCCTGGACTTCCTGCTGCCGCACGGCAACTGGAGCGAGCCACCGCCGGGTCGTCCGCCCGACACCAGCACCCGGTACGGAGAGTGGCTCGTCGCCGTCTTCGACCGGTGGTACGACGCGCCCCGGCGGGAGACCCGCCTCCGCCTCTTCGAAGAGATCGCCGTGGGCGTACTGGGCGGCCACAGCAGGTCGGAGCAGATCGGACTGAGCCCCGTCGGTGTGATCGTCATCGACGTCGACGGGTCGCTCGAACAGGTCGACACGCTGCGCTCCGCCTACGAGGGCGCCCCGGCCACCGGCCTCACCCTGGCCGATCACCCGTTGGACGCCGCCCTGCGGCACCCGGCCGTCATCGCCCGACAGATCGGCGCGAAGGCACTCGCTCCGGCGTGTCTTGATTGTTCGGTTCATCCGGTCTGTGGTGGAGGGTACTATCCGCACCGATACCGTAAGGGCTCAGGATTCCGCAATCCCTCGGTCTACTGCGCCGACCTGCGATATCTGATCGACCACATCGCCGGCCGCGTACAGGCCGATGTCGCCCGAGTGATGAGGCAACGCGCGTGA
- a CDS encoding HEXXH motif domain-containing protein — protein MTDVIRLPAQSFSQLAAGHGDAETIARLRRGQLSRRLFLLRALLDADPSPATEASLELLVRAQAHRPEAVDEVLLAPHVGSWLTVTLRRLRAGPATVPPRSRRSGATVGTVAASRDVGRLGEIAAAAAARAGLDFTIELSSTDGQVMLPTYGRAESGTGSVTVTAEDGRLRIGPVLVPTDPSADAPGWSGLRAIAAQAADRTLRLIVDDLDPWRDVHQLRAAGRLSDPELAGWQAALDEAWPVLVRSHPGYAEGIAAGLTTIVPLVAPEESYGVNATAMESFGAVSLTPPTDPLALAAALVHEWQHAKLGALLDLIPLHHADSEPRHYAPWRDDPRPLGGLLHGVYAFFGVTDFWRVQRHVQRDAAARFADFEFARWRSMVWQTTELLHGVPNLTEEGRRFLATLTERQRRWLAEPVSPAAASLARQVTAEHRLGWRLRNRMPDPHRVRRLADDWLAGAAASPGPISAVLTHDVGWTSTHNVRFDLAGLQMADPEGFDQLCTDPAQVTTQVPQASAGDIAQILGDHATARAAYLRQILDQPDEPRSWVGLAILTELSGDGADGETAALHQMPELVAALHREIRRRGADAPDPLRLTRWLRPLVAEAPEAVSPAAGAPLAARA, from the coding sequence GTGACCGACGTGATCCGACTTCCCGCCCAGTCCTTCAGCCAGCTCGCCGCGGGCCACGGCGACGCCGAGACGATCGCCCGGCTCCGCCGCGGCCAGCTCAGCCGGCGGCTGTTCCTGCTGCGGGCACTGCTGGACGCCGACCCGTCCCCGGCCACCGAGGCCTCGCTGGAGCTGCTCGTCCGCGCCCAGGCCCACCGGCCGGAGGCCGTCGACGAGGTACTGCTCGCTCCGCACGTCGGCTCCTGGCTGACGGTCACACTCCGGCGCCTGCGGGCCGGCCCCGCCACGGTGCCGCCCCGCAGTCGCCGCTCCGGCGCCACCGTCGGCACCGTCGCGGCCTCCCGCGACGTCGGCCGGCTGGGCGAGATCGCCGCGGCCGCGGCGGCCCGGGCCGGGCTGGACTTCACGATCGAGCTGTCCAGCACCGACGGCCAGGTCATGCTGCCGACGTACGGACGCGCCGAGTCGGGGACCGGCAGCGTCACCGTCACCGCCGAGGACGGCCGGCTGCGGATCGGCCCGGTCCTGGTACCCACCGACCCGTCGGCGGACGCGCCCGGCTGGTCCGGCCTGCGCGCGATCGCGGCCCAGGCCGCCGACCGCACGCTGCGGCTGATCGTCGACGACCTCGACCCGTGGCGCGACGTCCACCAACTCCGGGCGGCGGGCCGGCTCTCCGACCCCGAGCTGGCCGGGTGGCAGGCGGCCCTCGACGAGGCGTGGCCGGTGCTCGTGCGGTCACACCCCGGCTACGCCGAGGGGATCGCCGCGGGACTCACCACGATCGTCCCGCTGGTCGCCCCCGAGGAGAGTTACGGCGTCAACGCGACCGCCATGGAGTCGTTCGGCGCCGTGTCCCTGACCCCACCTACCGATCCACTCGCCCTGGCGGCGGCGCTGGTACACGAGTGGCAGCACGCCAAACTCGGGGCGCTGCTCGACCTGATCCCGCTGCACCACGCCGATTCAGAACCTCGGCACTACGCCCCGTGGCGCGACGATCCCCGGCCGCTCGGCGGGCTGTTGCACGGTGTCTACGCCTTCTTCGGGGTCACCGACTTCTGGCGGGTGCAACGGCACGTCCAGCGCGACGCCGCCGCCCGGTTCGCCGACTTCGAATTCGCCCGCTGGCGCTCCATGGTCTGGCAGACCACCGAGCTGCTGCACGGGGTCCCGAACCTGACCGAGGAGGGCCGGCGGTTCCTCGCCACGCTGACCGAACGGCAGCGCCGCTGGCTCGCGGAACCCGTCTCCCCGGCTGCGGCCTCGCTGGCCCGGCAGGTCACCGCCGAACACCGGCTCGGCTGGCGCCTGCGCAACCGGATGCCGGATCCGCACCGGGTGCGCCGGCTGGCGGACGACTGGCTGGCCGGGGCGGCGGCCTCACCCGGGCCGATCTCCGCCGTGCTGACCCACGACGTCGGCTGGACCTCGACCCACAACGTCCGATTCGACCTGGCCGGACTCCAGATGGCAGATCCGGAGGGCTTCGACCAGCTCTGCACCGACCCGGCCCAGGTGACCACGCAGGTACCACAGGCGTCCGCCGGCGACATCGCGCAGATCCTCGGCGACCACGCGACCGCCCGCGCCGCCTACCTCCGCCAGATCCTCGACCAGCCGGACGAGCCACGGTCCTGGGTCGGTCTGGCGATCCTCACCGAGCTGAGCGGCGACGGCGCGGACGGGGAGACCGCCGCGCTGCACCAGATGCCGGAACTCGTCGCCGCGCTGCACCGCGAGATCAGGCGTCGCGGTGCCGACGCACCGGACCCGCTCCGGCTGACCCGCTGGCTGCGCCCCCTCGTGGCCGAGGCGCCCGAGGCGGTCAGCCCGGCGGCGGGCGCCCCGCTCGCCGCCCGGGCCTAG
- a CDS encoding PQQ-dependent sugar dehydrogenase — MRISPHQLRHRVPLALLVCAGTVLTGVPANAAAAAPATGSRQTAWLAADTSPPTRPIGLRSSRLTCQSVTLSWYASRDNVGVTFYDIYHDGQLVTSVSGRTLTATLSVVQGVTWGWYVNARDAAGNVSQASSTLSVTPPFCQQDTSPPSTPTNLAATVNGTAVTLNWSASTDNVAVTGYTILRNGTAVGSTTGTAGNPPATTFTDTGLTPDTDYRYTVTARDAQGNVSGASAAVSAHTGSGCTSPVCGATVITTEKDLPWGLVQLPDGTVLYGRRDLFDIVAMNPDGTDKHSIGTVPNVAGTNGEGGVLGLAVSANFTTDRWLYIYHTTTTDNRIVRIRYDGTLQTGTEQVLVTGIPRNKYHNGGRLRFGPDGKLYAAAGDGQNPDLAQDTNNLGGKVLRLNPDGTVPADNPFGNYVWSYGHRNPQGLAFDSQGRLFEQEFGNNVVDETNIIVKGGNYGWPACEGTSGDCANPNFRAPIRTYPVAEASCSGIAIVRDVLYIACLRGNRMYRAEISGNTLTNVQQYFVGTYFRLRTVEPTVDGNLWLTTSTGGDKDSIPNNSNEKILKVTLGGAASGPSS, encoded by the coding sequence GTGCGGATTAGTCCTCACCAGCTCCGACACCGCGTCCCGCTCGCCCTGCTGGTCTGCGCCGGCACCGTCCTGACCGGCGTACCCGCCAACGCCGCAGCGGCCGCACCGGCGACCGGGAGCCGGCAAACGGCCTGGCTCGCCGCCGACACCAGCCCGCCCACCCGGCCGATCGGCCTGCGCAGCAGCCGGCTGACCTGCCAGTCCGTCACGCTTTCCTGGTACGCCTCCCGGGACAACGTCGGCGTCACCTTCTACGACATCTACCACGACGGCCAGCTCGTCACCTCGGTCTCGGGACGGACGCTGACCGCCACGCTCAGCGTCGTGCAGGGTGTCACCTGGGGCTGGTACGTCAACGCCCGCGACGCCGCCGGCAACGTCTCGCAGGCCAGCTCCACGCTCTCGGTCACCCCGCCGTTCTGCCAGCAGGACACGTCTCCGCCCAGCACGCCGACCAACCTGGCCGCGACGGTCAACGGCACGGCCGTCACCCTCAACTGGTCGGCCTCCACCGACAACGTCGCGGTCACCGGCTACACAATCCTGCGCAACGGTACGGCGGTCGGCTCCACCACCGGCACTGCCGGCAACCCGCCGGCGACCACGTTCACCGACACCGGGTTGACGCCCGACACCGACTACCGGTACACAGTGACCGCCCGGGACGCCCAGGGCAATGTCTCGGGGGCGAGCGCCGCGGTCAGCGCGCACACCGGCTCAGGCTGCACGAGCCCGGTCTGCGGCGCCACGGTGATCACCACCGAGAAGGACCTTCCCTGGGGCCTGGTGCAACTGCCCGACGGCACCGTCCTTTACGGCCGGCGCGACCTGTTCGACATCGTCGCCATGAACCCGGACGGCACCGATAAGCACAGCATCGGCACCGTGCCGAACGTGGCAGGCACCAACGGCGAGGGCGGCGTGCTCGGGCTGGCCGTCTCGGCCAACTTCACCACCGACCGCTGGCTGTACATCTACCACACCACCACGACCGACAACCGGATCGTGCGCATCCGTTACGACGGCACGCTGCAAACCGGCACCGAGCAGGTGCTCGTTACGGGAATCCCGCGCAACAAGTACCACAACGGCGGCCGGCTGCGCTTCGGCCCCGACGGCAAGCTCTACGCCGCCGCCGGCGACGGACAGAACCCGGACCTGGCCCAAGACACCAACAACCTGGGCGGCAAGGTGCTGCGGCTCAACCCCGACGGCACCGTGCCGGCGGACAACCCCTTCGGCAACTACGTGTGGAGCTACGGCCACCGCAACCCGCAGGGACTCGCCTTCGACTCCCAGGGGCGGCTCTTCGAGCAGGAGTTCGGCAACAACGTCGTGGACGAGACCAACATCATCGTCAAGGGCGGCAACTACGGCTGGCCCGCCTGCGAGGGCACCTCCGGCGACTGCGCCAACCCGAACTTCAGGGCCCCGATCCGGACGTACCCGGTGGCCGAGGCCTCGTGTAGCGGCATCGCGATCGTCCGGGACGTGCTCTATATCGCCTGCCTGCGTGGCAACCGGATGTACCGTGCGGAGATCAGCGGCAACACGCTCACCAACGTCCAGCAGTACTTCGTCGGGACGTACTTCCGGCTGCGCACCGTCGAACCGACCGTCGACGGCAACCTGTGGCTGACCACGAGCACCGGCGGGGACAAGGACAGCATTCCGAACAACAGCAACGAGAAGATCCTCAAGGTGACCCTCGGTGGGGCGGCTTCCGGCCCCTCAAGCTGA
- the fxsA gene encoding FxSxx-COOH cyclophane-containing RiPP peptide, producing MSKISLAELREARQGAFVHCLERILDELDRPQDPVAGFTSAI from the coding sequence GTGAGCAAGATCAGCCTCGCCGAACTCCGGGAGGCGAGGCAGGGCGCGTTCGTGCACTGCCTGGAGCGGATTCTCGACGAGTTGGACCGACCGCAGGACCCCGTCGCTGGTTTCACCTCCGCGATCTGA
- a CDS encoding SMP-30/gluconolactonase/LRE family protein: MTWRPTIAALTGLCLALTTAPGPAGAAPAPPAPRDAADVNVHTNLLAGPPGAPPGVCPGGTGYGPPLPASSVSATKIQSGFSFLEGPVWIADGGYLLMSDMAAGTGPNNVQPSTIRRFTPPATFDTFIANAGSNGLALSPDAQQIIAATHDQRNVSAYRLSDQARSTGAADYQGRAFNSPNDVTVRSDGVVYFTDPNFQRGNRPDQMSGRTSVFRVSGGQVSLVDDRLRQPNGIALSPDGSTLYVGAYSENKIYKYVVQPDGSTGARSVFVNYLGGPDGVTIDCAGNVYWASGSDGLIHVYSPAGAQLGTIRSGGTGTTNVAFGGPDRQTLYITSGRTNDSGLYSVRLNVPGYPY; the protein is encoded by the coding sequence ATGACCTGGCGTCCAACCATCGCCGCACTCACCGGCCTGTGCCTGGCGCTCACCACCGCACCAGGCCCCGCCGGTGCGGCACCCGCGCCCCCGGCACCTCGGGACGCCGCTGATGTGAACGTTCACACCAACCTGCTCGCCGGCCCACCCGGCGCGCCCCCCGGGGTCTGCCCGGGCGGCACCGGTTACGGCCCGCCCCTGCCGGCCAGCTCCGTGTCCGCGACGAAGATCCAGAGCGGATTCTCGTTCCTCGAAGGACCGGTCTGGATCGCCGATGGCGGCTACCTGCTGATGTCCGACATGGCCGCGGGCACCGGGCCGAACAACGTGCAGCCCTCCACGATCCGCCGGTTCACCCCGCCGGCGACTTTCGACACCTTCATCGCCAACGCCGGCAGCAACGGCCTGGCACTCAGCCCTGACGCCCAGCAGATCATCGCCGCCACCCACGACCAGCGGAACGTCTCCGCATACCGGCTGAGCGACCAGGCACGCAGCACCGGCGCCGCCGACTACCAGGGCCGGGCGTTCAACTCACCCAACGACGTCACGGTCCGCTCCGACGGCGTCGTCTACTTCACCGACCCCAACTTCCAACGCGGCAACCGACCCGACCAGATGAGCGGACGTACCAGTGTCTTCCGCGTCTCTGGCGGCCAGGTGTCGCTGGTGGACGACCGGCTGCGGCAACCCAACGGCATCGCGCTCTCCCCGGACGGCAGCACGCTCTACGTGGGCGCCTACTCCGAGAACAAAATCTACAAGTACGTCGTCCAGCCCGACGGCAGCACCGGCGCCCGCAGCGTCTTCGTGAACTACCTCGGCGGTCCCGACGGGGTCACCATCGACTGCGCCGGCAACGTGTACTGGGCCTCCGGCTCGGACGGGCTGATCCACGTCTACTCGCCCGCCGGCGCGCAGCTCGGCACGATCCGCTCCGGCGGCACCGGCACCACCAACGTGGCGTTCGGCGGACCCGACCGGCAGACCCTCTACATCACCTCCGGCCGAACGAACGACTCGGGCCTGTACAGCGTGCGGCTCAATGTCCCCGGCTACCCGTACTGA
- the fxsT gene encoding FxSxx-COOH system tetratricopeptide repeat protein, whose translation MIDRLVTALGGAPSALTAEEYAEAIWLARFLPRQPGPPRAGPAATASDAPPGAPPEPPASPPSTPPARQPARPEAPAVTEAEPSARLYLPPPANGPRDPSSLPVRTPGVPALPHAREIARALAPLRRSVPARNAVRLDEAETARRSAEARMLQPCLTPVTEPWLDLVLLVDGSPSMVVWEATATEIRTLADRMRVNTFRRIQVWYLRPDAKGHRPILTSDGGSTARDPRELVDPEGRQLTMVLSDCTGAIWDAPELRRWLAIWGRSGPVAVVQPLPQRLWHRCRPTLHPVLVRPTRPAAPAAQLHPRLRDEVPDHLPRGAVAIPVLELAPRWFAAGAALVSGRALGPVAAVALLTTDPRPLLVDPLREPPSPEPLDLTPVQRVARFRAMASDEARQLAEFLAAAPLTLPVMRLVQRLMLPRSQPQDLAEVYLSGLLRHAASWAEDTPVEQARYEFLPGVRQELLSGLRVGEALRILDVVSRYVNEHMGAALDFPALLAGQVSDRLATRLGRPFAEVAYTVLRSLGGRYSELARRLAPVALGPPATPTQRTDRRLPIAATPEEGDDMTAQTAPGDRGRSSVGEQPAVFGNVPPRNPDFTGREELLNVLRQRLTDNVTAVLPHTVHGLGGVGKSQLAVEYVYKYASDYDLIWWVPAEQPTRIRESLVALARKLDLVSDDVDVSQALETVYDALRTGRPYGRWLLVFDNATRAEDLMPFLSNPGGHVLITSRNHNWAGVADSIEVDVFTRQESIELIRRRLPELDDEDTDRLAEQLGDLPLALEQAAAWMLATGTPIDEYLGQLEKRVGLLLRESSPASYSTPVVITWGLAFDQLAEQTPAALQLLELCAFLGSEPISIRLLPMGRYAGLPSLLDATVRDDIQLRRAVRDIGKYGLAKVDATRNSIQIHRLVQAILRDRLTPADRETYRTAVQKLLAAANPGDPTEDQEIWPRHAELNPHVLASGAIDGESDDIRKVVLDQIRYLYVSGDYESSRELGSIAYRRWLEKLGAANEQTIITARFLANALRSTGNPQEARRLNERTYEIARDTLGSDHEHTLALANSFGADLRLFGEWQRARELDEGLLEAHRRVFGEDAPDTLRCANNLAVDYRLLGDFERARRTDEDNWARYRRVLGDTNPYTLFTATLLSRDLDGLGRYHEALRLQRQWLPLHRRSLRPDHSNVLRATRLHAVTLRKTGLYSEALTVAREVYSLCLRRFRENHADTISAAMTLFNILPRTEQERVARARALAEARVLGEETLTGYRRVLGDEHPFTYVCMANLAIVFRLLGDYTEGRRLDERAVAGLRAGLGMEHPYTLCAMINLANDLAASRDHAGAASLLRETLAAARQVNGQEHPETLICAANLSIELSALGDRPAARELRDAAIAGYERSVGLDHPDAAELLASHRVSIPIDPPPT comes from the coding sequence ATGATCGATCGGCTGGTCACCGCCCTCGGCGGCGCTCCCTCGGCCCTGACGGCCGAGGAGTACGCCGAGGCGATCTGGCTGGCCCGCTTCCTGCCCCGCCAGCCGGGGCCGCCCCGGGCCGGGCCGGCCGCGACGGCGAGCGACGCGCCACCGGGGGCGCCACCCGAGCCACCGGCGTCGCCGCCGTCCACCCCCCCGGCCCGGCAGCCCGCCCGGCCGGAGGCGCCCGCGGTGACCGAGGCGGAGCCGTCCGCCAGGCTCTACCTGCCGCCGCCCGCCAACGGGCCCCGCGACCCGTCCTCGCTGCCGGTACGCACTCCCGGGGTGCCCGCCCTGCCGCACGCCCGGGAGATCGCCCGGGCGCTGGCCCCGCTGCGCCGGTCCGTACCCGCCCGGAACGCCGTGCGGCTCGACGAGGCGGAGACGGCCCGCCGTTCGGCTGAGGCCCGGATGCTCCAACCGTGCCTCACCCCGGTCACCGAGCCGTGGCTGGATCTCGTACTGCTGGTCGACGGCAGCCCATCGATGGTGGTCTGGGAGGCGACGGCGACCGAGATCCGGACCCTCGCCGACCGGATGCGGGTGAACACGTTCCGGCGCATCCAGGTGTGGTACCTGCGGCCGGACGCCAAGGGCCACCGGCCGATCCTGACCTCTGACGGCGGCAGCACCGCGCGGGACCCGCGCGAGCTGGTCGACCCGGAGGGCCGGCAGTTGACGATGGTGTTGAGCGACTGCACCGGCGCCATCTGGGACGCTCCCGAGCTGCGACGGTGGCTCGCGATCTGGGGCCGTTCCGGTCCGGTCGCCGTGGTCCAGCCGCTGCCGCAGCGGCTGTGGCACCGTTGCCGCCCGACGCTGCACCCCGTGCTGGTCCGGCCGACCCGGCCTGCGGCACCGGCGGCGCAGCTGCACCCCCGCCTGCGTGACGAGGTGCCGGACCACCTTCCGCGCGGTGCGGTCGCGATACCGGTGCTGGAACTGGCACCGCGCTGGTTCGCCGCCGGGGCCGCCCTGGTCAGTGGCCGCGCCCTCGGCCCGGTCGCGGCGGTCGCGCTGCTGACCACCGACCCTCGTCCGCTGCTCGTCGACCCGCTGCGGGAGCCTCCGTCGCCTGAGCCGCTGGACCTGACGCCGGTCCAGCGGGTCGCCCGGTTCCGGGCGATGGCCTCGGACGAGGCCCGTCAACTCGCCGAGTTCCTTGCCGCCGCACCGCTGACACTGCCGGTGATGCGCCTGGTGCAGCGCCTCATGCTGCCACGCTCACAGCCGCAGGACCTCGCCGAGGTCTACCTGAGCGGGCTGCTGCGCCACGCGGCGAGCTGGGCCGAGGACACGCCGGTCGAACAGGCCCGCTACGAGTTCCTTCCCGGCGTACGGCAGGAACTACTCTCCGGACTGCGGGTCGGTGAGGCGCTGCGGATCCTCGACGTCGTTTCCCGCTACGTCAACGAGCACATGGGCGCGGCTCTGGACTTTCCGGCGCTGCTCGCCGGACAGGTCTCGGACCGGCTGGCGACCCGACTGGGCCGCCCGTTCGCCGAGGTGGCCTACACGGTGCTGCGCAGCCTGGGAGGCCGGTACTCGGAACTCGCGCGGCGGCTGGCTCCGGTCGCCCTCGGCCCGCCAGCCACGCCAACGCAGCGGACCGACCGGCGGCTACCGATCGCGGCGACACCCGAAGAGGGGGACGACATGACCGCACAGACCGCTCCAGGAGATCGGGGCCGTTCCAGCGTCGGGGAGCAGCCGGCGGTGTTCGGGAACGTGCCGCCCCGCAACCCCGACTTCACCGGGCGGGAAGAACTGCTCAACGTGCTGCGCCAGCGGTTGACCGACAACGTCACCGCGGTGCTGCCGCACACCGTGCACGGCCTCGGCGGAGTCGGCAAGAGCCAGCTCGCCGTCGAGTACGTCTACAAGTACGCCAGCGACTACGACCTGATCTGGTGGGTTCCGGCCGAACAACCGACCCGGATCCGGGAGTCGCTCGTCGCCCTGGCCCGCAAGCTTGATCTGGTCAGCGACGACGTTGACGTGTCGCAGGCCCTGGAGACCGTGTACGACGCATTGCGCACCGGACGGCCGTACGGCCGGTGGCTGCTGGTCTTCGACAACGCGACCCGGGCCGAGGACCTGATGCCGTTTCTCAGCAACCCCGGCGGGCATGTGCTCATCACCTCCCGCAACCACAACTGGGCCGGGGTGGCGGACAGCATCGAGGTGGATGTCTTCACCCGTCAGGAGAGCATCGAGCTGATCCGGCGGCGGCTGCCGGAGCTGGACGACGAGGACACCGACCGGCTGGCGGAGCAGCTGGGGGACCTGCCGCTGGCCCTGGAGCAGGCGGCGGCCTGGATGCTGGCGACTGGCACCCCGATCGACGAGTACCTCGGCCAGTTGGAAAAACGGGTCGGCCTGTTGCTGCGGGAGAGTTCACCCGCGTCGTACTCGACGCCGGTGGTGATCACCTGGGGGCTGGCATTCGACCAGCTGGCCGAGCAGACCCCCGCCGCGTTGCAGTTGCTGGAGCTGTGCGCCTTCCTCGGTTCGGAGCCCATCTCGATCAGACTGCTGCCGATGGGGCGCTACGCCGGGCTGCCCAGCCTGCTCGACGCCACCGTCCGGGACGACATCCAGTTGCGCCGGGCGGTGCGGGACATCGGCAAGTACGGCCTGGCGAAGGTGGACGCGACCCGCAACAGCATCCAGATCCACCGCCTGGTGCAGGCGATCCTGCGGGACCGGCTCACCCCGGCCGACCGGGAGACCTACCGCACCGCCGTGCAGAAGCTCCTCGCCGCCGCGAACCCCGGTGATCCGACGGAGGACCAGGAGATCTGGCCCCGGCACGCGGAACTCAACCCGCACGTGCTGGCCTCCGGGGCGATCGACGGCGAGTCCGACGACATCCGCAAGGTGGTGCTCGACCAGATCCGCTACCTCTACGTCAGCGGCGACTACGAGAGCAGCCGCGAGCTCGGCTCGATCGCGTACCGCCGGTGGCTGGAGAAGCTGGGGGCGGCAAACGAGCAGACCATTATCACCGCCCGGTTCCTCGCCAACGCGCTGCGCTCCACCGGCAATCCGCAGGAGGCGAGGCGGTTGAACGAACGGACGTACGAGATCGCCCGCGACACGCTCGGGTCCGACCACGAACACACGTTGGCGCTGGCCAACAGCTTCGGGGCGGACCTGAGGCTGTTCGGCGAGTGGCAGCGGGCCCGCGAACTGGACGAGGGGCTGCTCGAGGCGCACCGCAGGGTGTTCGGTGAGGACGCCCCGGACACCCTGCGCTGTGCGAACAACCTCGCCGTCGATTACCGATTGCTCGGCGACTTCGAGCGGGCGCGGCGCACAGACGAGGACAACTGGGCGCGCTACCGGCGGGTGCTGGGCGACACGAACCCGTACACCCTGTTCACGGCCACCCTACTCTCCCGGGATCTGGACGGGCTGGGCCGCTACCACGAGGCGCTGCGGTTGCAGCGGCAGTGGCTGCCGCTGCACCGGCGGAGCCTGCGGCCGGACCATTCGAACGTGCTGCGGGCGACCCGGCTGCACGCGGTCACGCTCCGCAAGACCGGTCTCTACAGCGAAGCGCTGACGGTGGCTCGTGAGGTGTACTCGCTGTGCCTGCGCCGGTTCCGGGAGAACCACGCCGACACGATCTCGGCGGCGATGACGCTGTTCAACATCCTGCCCCGCACCGAGCAGGAGCGGGTGGCGCGGGCCCGGGCCCTGGCCGAGGCCCGGGTGCTGGGTGAGGAGACGCTGACCGGCTACAGGCGGGTCCTGGGCGACGAACACCCCTTCACGTACGTCTGCATGGCGAACCTGGCGATCGTGTTCCGCCTACTCGGGGACTACACCGAAGGGCGCCGGCTCGACGAGCGGGCGGTCGCCGGACTCCGTGCCGGGCTCGGGATGGAGCACCCGTACACCCTCTGTGCGATGATCAACCTCGCCAACGATCTCGCTGCCAGCCGGGACCATGCCGGAGCGGCTTCGCTACTGCGGGAGACCCTGGCGGCGGCCCGGCAGGTGAACGGCCAGGAGCACCCGGAGACGTTGATCTGCGCCGCGAACCTCTCGATCGAGCTGTCGGCGCTCGGCGACCGGCCGGCCGCCCGGGAGCTGCGCGACGCGGCCATCGCCGGGTACGAGCGCTCCGTCGGCCTGGACCACCCGGACGCGGCCGAACTGCTGGCCAGCCATCGGGTGTCGATCCCGATCGACCCGCCTCCGACGTGA
- a CDS encoding pyridoxamine 5'-phosphate oxidase family protein has product MRETPEDLKELQSLLDSSLSRSTSHLRSIITERTLTAEQLTQVLTGMCTLALSTVTAKGEPRISGVDGHFLHGKWHFGTAPSAAKARHLAARPAGSVAHMRGEDLGVFTHGTVEILNPQDSEAAADWPDLLNYFKDFYGDDAFDWDNDVVYYRLHPHWMTVYAPDVDKLTAK; this is encoded by the coding sequence ATGCGCGAAACGCCGGAAGATCTCAAAGAGCTCCAGAGTCTCCTGGACTCCTCTCTGTCCCGCTCCACCTCGCATCTTCGCTCAATCATCACTGAGCGCACCCTGACCGCGGAGCAGCTCACCCAGGTACTCACCGGCATGTGCACCCTTGCCCTTTCCACCGTGACGGCGAAGGGCGAGCCGCGGATCAGCGGCGTGGACGGGCATTTCCTACACGGCAAGTGGCATTTCGGGACGGCGCCCAGCGCCGCCAAGGCCCGCCACCTCGCCGCCCGGCCGGCCGGCAGCGTCGCGCACATGCGTGGCGAGGACTTGGGCGTTTTCACGCACGGTACGGTCGAGATCCTCAACCCTCAGGACAGTGAGGCTGCCGCGGACTGGCCAGACTTGCTCAACTACTTCAAGGACTTCTACGGCGACGACGCCTTCGACTGGGACAACGACGTGGTCTACTACCGGCTACACCCGCACTGGATGACCGTCTACGCCCCAGACGTCGACAAGCTCACCGCCAAGTGA